A genomic window from Sporosarcina sp. Marseille-Q4063 includes:
- a CDS encoding SH3 domain-containing protein codes for MSRFGKIAFLFVLIFVLASDFSKTEAQSETAIIDTDRLNVRSGPGLSYGVISTLTKKDKVSILSSHGDWYEIKFKGKKGWIAKWYTINANEKKGVSTITSQVNHLNVRAKPSTSSPVLKQMNTGDVATKTGEQGEWTSVNVNGVEGWVHTNYISTKSQAKVNKSSNPSKELNYFTVAVNGLNVRSHGDLSSKRIDLIKKGSTYKVLEKSGNWVKLELGKGKSGWVYSFHGKLSTKKSNYTDVKTTPKNVYILSDGTNLRKNASTSSKVIMRANAGNQFPIVSETKDWYGVKLPSGETAFVAGWVVSINDEQAAKTKPIKKNRVAGTLNGLTIVIDPGHGGFDTGTIGVSGTFEKSVTQRTSEMLASKLRSAGANVILTRNMDTFISLQRRVSISHQYDADAFISVHYDASIDSSINGFTTYYTHSYQRQLAVAVNNGLGSTISLRNRGAQPANYLVLRENRQNAILLELGFLSNAVEESNVNNESFRERATQGIYQGLITFFDNQL; via the coding sequence TTGAGTAGATTTGGAAAAATTGCATTCTTATTCGTTCTAATTTTTGTTCTCGCCTCAGATTTTTCTAAAACAGAAGCGCAATCAGAGACAGCAATCATTGATACTGATCGTCTCAATGTCCGTTCCGGTCCGGGTCTTTCTTACGGCGTGATATCCACGTTAACTAAAAAAGACAAAGTCAGTATATTGTCGTCTCACGGCGATTGGTACGAGATAAAATTCAAAGGTAAAAAAGGTTGGATAGCTAAGTGGTACACGATTAACGCTAATGAGAAAAAAGGTGTTTCAACAATCACGTCCCAAGTTAATCATTTGAATGTACGAGCCAAGCCTTCTACCTCATCACCCGTACTGAAACAAATGAATACCGGCGACGTTGCTACGAAAACGGGCGAACAAGGTGAATGGACAAGCGTTAATGTCAACGGAGTTGAAGGTTGGGTACATACAAACTATATTTCTACTAAGTCTCAAGCCAAAGTAAACAAGTCTAGCAACCCTTCAAAAGAACTTAATTATTTTACGGTAGCAGTAAACGGTCTGAATGTTCGCAGTCATGGCGATTTATCATCCAAACGGATTGACCTTATTAAAAAAGGCAGCACATACAAAGTTCTCGAAAAAAGCGGAAACTGGGTTAAACTTGAACTTGGCAAAGGAAAAAGCGGATGGGTTTACTCTTTCCACGGTAAACTTTCCACTAAAAAATCGAATTATACAGATGTGAAAACAACACCTAAGAACGTTTATATTCTATCAGATGGTACAAACCTTCGTAAAAATGCTTCAACTTCTTCAAAAGTTATCATGCGAGCGAACGCAGGCAATCAGTTTCCTATCGTTTCTGAAACAAAAGATTGGTATGGAGTAAAATTACCATCCGGGGAAACTGCATTTGTAGCAGGTTGGGTTGTTTCTATCAATGACGAACAAGCCGCAAAGACAAAACCAATCAAGAAGAATCGCGTAGCAGGGACTTTAAATGGGTTAACCATTGTCATTGATCCAGGCCACGGCGGGTTTGACACCGGCACGATAGGCGTCAGTGGAACTTTCGAAAAGAGCGTGACACAACGAACTTCCGAAATGCTAGCGAGCAAGTTAAGATCTGCTGGTGCAAATGTAATCCTTACACGTAATATGGATACATTCATTTCTCTTCAAAGACGTGTATCAATTAGTCATCAATATGACGCGGACGCTTTTATTAGTGTTCATTATGACGCTTCAATTGACTCATCAATAAACGGCTTTACAACTTATTATACACACAGTTATCAAAGACAACTCGCGGTGGCGGTGAATAACGGACTAGGTTCTACCATATCGCTACGCAACCGCGGCGCTCAGCCAGCGAATTATTTAGTTCTACGTGAAAATAGACAAAATGCTATTTTACTAGAACTAGGATTTTTATCAAATGCAGTCGAAGAAAGCAACGTCAACAACGAAAGCTTCCGTGAACGAGCTACTCAAGGAATTTATCAAGGACTCATTACATTCTTTGATAACCAGTTATAA
- the dtd gene encoding D-aminoacyl-tRNA deacylase, protein MRVVLQRTGPASVKVDGEVTGSIEKGYVLLVGITHDDTLEDATYIAGKVANLRLWEDDEGKMNHSILEVGGDILSVSQFTLYANTSKGRRPSYIDAARPEQADELWDTFNELLEQEGLKVETGIFGAMMDVDLVNDGPVTIIIDSRNR, encoded by the coding sequence ATGAGGGTTGTTTTGCAACGAACTGGCCCGGCTTCCGTCAAAGTAGACGGGGAAGTCACCGGGTCAATTGAAAAAGGATACGTGCTTCTCGTTGGAATCACACACGACGATACGTTAGAAGATGCAACATACATTGCGGGTAAGGTTGCAAACCTTCGATTATGGGAAGATGATGAAGGAAAGATGAATCATTCTATTCTTGAAGTAGGCGGCGACATACTTTCAGTGTCGCAATTCACATTGTATGCCAACACATCAAAAGGAAGACGCCCAAGTTATATTGATGCGGCCCGGCCTGAGCAAGCAGATGAGTTGTGGGATACTTTTAATGAGTTGCTTGAACAGGAAGGTTTGAAAGTAGAAACGGGTATTTTCGGTGCTATGATGGATGTTGATTTGGTGAATGATGGACCAGTGACGATTATTATTGATTCTCGAAATAGATAA
- a CDS encoding bifunctional (p)ppGpp synthetase/guanosine-3',5'-bis(diphosphate) 3'-pyrophosphohydrolase, which produces MAKDRDMTAEEIFELVSSYMNEEHVNFVKKAYEASKSAHEGQFRSSGEAYILHPIQVAGILAELEMDPSTVAAGFLHDVVEDTDIAREDIIREFGEEVAMLVDGVTKLEKLKFKSKEEKQAENHRKMFIAMAQDIRVILIKLADRLHNMRTLKHVAPEKQRRVAAETLEIFAPLAHRLGISAIKWELEDIALRYLKPQQYYRIVNLMNRKRAEREDYLADIMSQIKSEIGNMNIESDLSGRPKHLYSIYRKMVIQGKEFNEIYDLLAVRIIVSSIKDFYAVLGIIHTLWKPMPGRFKDYIAMPKQNLYQSLHTTVVGPGGDPLEVQIRTAEMHKIAEYGVAAHWAYKEGKSLSNDAKDLDSKLTWFREILEFQNESSDAEEFMESLKFDLFSDMIYVFTPQSDVLELPAGSVPIDFAYRVHSEIGNRTIGAKVNGKMVPLDTELHTGDIIEILTSKQSFGPSRDWLKIANSSQAKNKIRQYFKKQLRAENVVKGRDLIEKEIRAQDFIVKEVLSTQNIERVCDKFNFASEEDMCAAVGFNGITAEQVVNRLSEKLRKERQEQNTINKIVTDIQNTAQKKQTTESGVIVKGIDNLLIRLSKCCNPVPGDDITGFITKGRGVSVHRTDCPNIIADEDSDRIIEVEWAVEHAEERKEFQVDIEISAFDRQGLLNEVMMVVAETKTPIVAVSGKADRESIAKINMTIKITNIAHLHRIVDRIKQVPDIYSVERVIN; this is translated from the coding sequence ATGGCGAAAGATCGTGACATGACGGCAGAAGAAATATTTGAACTTGTTTCTTCATACATGAATGAAGAGCATGTGAACTTTGTAAAAAAAGCGTACGAAGCGTCGAAATCTGCCCATGAAGGACAATTTAGAAGCTCAGGCGAAGCTTATATTCTCCACCCAATTCAAGTTGCCGGGATTCTCGCTGAATTGGAGATGGACCCATCAACGGTTGCCGCTGGGTTTCTTCATGATGTCGTCGAAGATACTGACATTGCCCGTGAAGATATTATTCGTGAATTCGGGGAAGAAGTCGCCATGCTTGTTGACGGTGTGACGAAACTTGAAAAACTGAAATTTAAATCCAAAGAAGAAAAACAAGCCGAGAATCATCGGAAAATGTTCATCGCAATGGCGCAGGACATACGGGTCATTCTGATTAAACTTGCTGATCGTTTACATAATATGCGTACCTTAAAACATGTAGCACCGGAAAAACAACGCCGAGTTGCGGCTGAAACGCTAGAGATTTTTGCACCATTAGCGCATAGACTCGGTATTTCTGCGATTAAATGGGAGCTTGAAGACATTGCGCTTCGTTATTTAAAACCGCAACAATATTATCGGATTGTCAACTTGATGAACCGGAAACGTGCGGAGCGGGAAGATTATTTAGCTGATATAATGAGTCAAATTAAAAGTGAAATCGGCAATATGAATATCGAATCCGATCTTTCGGGTCGTCCAAAACATTTATATTCCATTTATCGTAAAATGGTTATTCAAGGAAAAGAGTTTAATGAAATTTACGATTTACTTGCTGTTCGAATAATCGTTTCAAGTATAAAAGATTTCTATGCGGTCCTAGGAATTATTCATACACTTTGGAAGCCGATGCCAGGTAGATTCAAAGATTATATTGCGATGCCCAAACAAAATTTATATCAGTCGCTTCATACAACAGTTGTTGGACCGGGCGGAGATCCTCTAGAAGTGCAAATTCGAACTGCAGAAATGCATAAAATCGCTGAGTACGGGGTTGCCGCTCACTGGGCATATAAAGAAGGTAAATCTCTTTCCAATGACGCGAAAGATCTCGATTCCAAATTGACATGGTTCAGAGAAATACTTGAATTTCAAAACGAATCTTCGGATGCGGAAGAATTTATGGAATCCTTAAAATTCGATTTATTTTCCGACATGATTTATGTATTCACACCACAAAGTGATGTATTGGAACTCCCGGCAGGATCGGTGCCGATCGACTTTGCCTATCGCGTTCACTCAGAAATCGGTAACAGGACCATTGGCGCTAAAGTGAACGGTAAAATGGTGCCTCTTGATACTGAACTGCATACAGGGGATATTATCGAAATATTAACCTCTAAACAGTCATTCGGACCAAGCCGCGATTGGTTGAAAATAGCTAATTCATCTCAGGCGAAAAATAAAATTCGTCAATACTTTAAGAAACAACTCCGTGCAGAAAATGTTGTTAAAGGTCGAGACTTAATCGAAAAAGAAATAAGAGCGCAAGACTTTATTGTTAAAGAGGTTTTATCTACTCAAAATATCGAACGCGTTTGCGATAAATTCAATTTTGCTTCCGAAGAAGATATGTGTGCAGCGGTTGGATTTAATGGAATTACCGCTGAGCAGGTCGTCAATCGTTTGTCGGAAAAATTGAGAAAAGAACGCCAAGAACAAAATACAATCAATAAAATTGTCACGGACATACAAAATACGGCTCAAAAGAAGCAGACTACTGAATCGGGTGTCATTGTTAAAGGAATCGATAATTTATTGATCCGCTTATCAAAATGTTGCAATCCAGTTCCAGGAGATGACATTACGGGGTTCATAACAAAAGGACGGGGCGTTTCTGTTCACCGTACGGATTGTCCGAACATTATCGCTGATGAAGATTCCGACCGGATTATTGAAGTTGAGTGGGCTGTAGAGCATGCGGAAGAAAGAAAAGAGTTTCAAGTGGATATTGAAATTTCGGCTTTCGATCGCCAAGGTTTGCTCAATGAAGTCATGATGGTTGTAGCGGAAACAAAAACGCCGATCGTTGCGGTAAGTGGAAAAGCAGATCGAGAAAGCATTGCAAAAATCAATATGACGATAAAAATTACGAATATCGCACATTTGCATCGAATTGTGGATCGAATTAAACAAGTTCCTGATATATATTCTGTTGAACGTGTTATTAATTAA
- a CDS encoding adenine phosphoribosyltransferase, with product MNLKDYVTVVPNYPKEGISFKDITTIMDNGEAYKFATDEIVKFAKEVETDIIVGPEARGFIIGCPVAYALEIGFAPVRKPGKLPRETISVNYDLEYGTDTLTIHSDAIKPGQRVLIVDDLLATGGTIGATIELVEKLGGVVAGCAFLIELSYLNGREKLSGYDMRALMTY from the coding sequence ATGAATTTAAAAGATTATGTAACAGTTGTCCCAAATTATCCTAAAGAAGGTATCAGTTTTAAAGATATCACAACAATTATGGATAATGGCGAGGCATATAAATTTGCTACAGACGAAATAGTGAAATTTGCAAAAGAAGTCGAAACAGATATTATTGTAGGGCCTGAAGCACGAGGATTTATCATTGGGTGTCCCGTGGCTTATGCGCTCGAAATTGGATTTGCGCCTGTGCGTAAGCCAGGTAAATTGCCGCGTGAAACAATAAGTGTCAATTACGATTTGGAATACGGAACAGATACATTAACGATTCACAGCGACGCTATTAAACCAGGTCAGCGCGTCCTTATAGTGGATGATTTACTTGCTACAGGCGGAACAATCGGTGCAACAATCGAGTTAGTTGAAAAACTAGGCGGCGTTGTAGCGGGTTGTGCATTTTTGATAGAATTGTCTTATTTAAATGGTCGTGAAAAACTTTCTGGATATGACATGCGTGCGCTAATGACGTACTAA
- the recJ gene encoding single-stranded-DNA-specific exonuclease RecJ, translating to MIESKNKWMIERPDETVVEKLSSALAIPTVHAKILASRGITDPEEAKLFLHMDESSMHDPYLMNDMENAVTILKNAIEHKEKIAIYGDYDADGVTSIAVLSTALEQLGADVFFVIPDRFEHGYGPHKDLFQEIYNKGASVIVTVDNGVSGIDEVAFAKTLGMKVIITDHHEAGETWPDADAIIHPRHPNGNYPFTDLAGVGVAFKLACALLDEIPYDLLEFVAIGTVADLVPLRGENRYFVKEGIRRLRSSRKPAIQALTKIAGTEQSQLTEETIGFMIGPRLNAVGRLGDASPAVDLLKTDDVGVATGLAEKLDSLNKERQALVSTITKEAEAIISEMYGNEIPKVFVIAKENWNSGVVGIVASRLTEKYYRPSIVLSIDSEAGIAKGSARSIDGFNMYEELTENAHILAGYGGHPMAAGMTVTIENLSLLRENLNRQAESVLSKEQLIPKLSIDVPLTLDEIDVPTLEKLELLRPFGMGFEKPTYLFEDLIAGSVRKIGAAKNHMKLDLTDGGLSLDTIGFGIGDIADQITPNVKLSVVGDLQVNEWNGNKKPQLLVRDILSDEWQLFDLRGIREASRWLHTIPMVNTTYIAFQKNTIEQFRPVLNGNPIHLYGEEVASKATNIVLLDIPTNVSLLEEIVKEYIPERIYAHFHVPESRYFDGLPSREQFGWYYSFIKSRGNFDFVLNGEKLAKHKGWRNDSINFMSKVFSELGFVTIKDGLISIAETTEKRDLKEAPAYIERKSQMELEERLLYAPYMELKSWFDTIRSGTNVGEEIHS from the coding sequence TTGATTGAATCAAAAAATAAATGGATGATTGAACGTCCAGATGAAACTGTTGTTGAAAAACTGTCATCTGCATTAGCGATTCCGACAGTGCATGCAAAAATACTTGCCTCTAGAGGAATTACTGATCCGGAAGAAGCAAAATTATTTTTACATATGGATGAATCGTCTATGCACGACCCATATTTGATGAATGACATGGAAAACGCAGTTACAATTCTTAAAAATGCGATTGAACATAAAGAAAAGATTGCGATCTATGGAGATTACGACGCCGACGGAGTGACTAGTATCGCTGTATTGTCAACGGCTCTAGAACAACTGGGGGCGGATGTGTTTTTTGTGATCCCAGATCGATTTGAACATGGGTACGGACCGCATAAGGATTTATTCCAAGAAATATACAATAAAGGTGCTTCTGTTATTGTTACGGTAGATAACGGTGTCTCTGGTATTGATGAAGTCGCATTTGCAAAGACACTAGGTATGAAGGTCATAATTACAGACCATCATGAAGCTGGTGAAACATGGCCGGACGCGGATGCAATTATTCATCCACGTCATCCAAATGGGAATTATCCATTTACAGATCTTGCAGGGGTAGGAGTTGCATTTAAACTTGCTTGTGCGCTGCTCGATGAAATTCCTTATGATTTATTGGAATTTGTTGCGATTGGCACGGTTGCCGACCTAGTGCCTTTAAGAGGAGAGAACAGATATTTTGTGAAAGAAGGCATAAGACGTCTTCGCTCATCCAGAAAACCTGCTATACAAGCGTTGACAAAAATCGCCGGGACGGAACAATCTCAACTCACGGAAGAGACAATCGGTTTTATGATCGGTCCACGACTAAATGCGGTCGGACGACTTGGTGACGCATCACCTGCAGTGGATTTATTGAAAACTGATGATGTTGGGGTTGCAACGGGACTCGCTGAAAAATTAGATTCTTTAAATAAAGAAAGACAAGCTCTTGTATCCACGATTACAAAAGAGGCTGAAGCAATCATTTCAGAAATGTACGGCAATGAAATTCCAAAAGTTTTTGTCATCGCGAAAGAAAATTGGAATTCAGGCGTTGTAGGAATTGTCGCTTCACGATTAACCGAAAAATATTATCGTCCATCAATTGTTCTATCGATAGATTCAGAGGCTGGCATTGCAAAAGGATCAGCACGAAGCATCGATGGTTTCAATATGTACGAAGAACTAACTGAGAATGCACATATTCTCGCTGGATATGGCGGACACCCAATGGCTGCTGGAATGACTGTAACTATTGAAAATCTTTCTTTACTCCGTGAAAATTTAAATCGTCAAGCTGAATCGGTTTTGAGCAAGGAACAACTCATACCAAAACTTTCAATTGATGTTCCGTTAACCTTAGACGAAATCGATGTACCAACTCTCGAGAAATTAGAGTTACTCCGTCCATTCGGAATGGGTTTTGAAAAACCGACCTACTTATTTGAAGATTTAATTGCCGGTTCTGTCAGAAAAATCGGAGCGGCAAAAAATCATATGAAACTTGACTTGACCGACGGAGGATTGTCGCTCGATACAATCGGTTTTGGAATTGGTGACATCGCAGATCAAATTACGCCGAATGTAAAATTATCTGTTGTCGGTGATTTACAGGTGAATGAATGGAATGGCAATAAAAAACCGCAGCTACTCGTTCGTGATATTTTATCCGATGAATGGCAACTATTTGATCTGCGGGGAATTCGAGAAGCATCAAGGTGGTTACATACAATTCCAATGGTCAATACTACTTATATTGCGTTTCAGAAAAATACCATTGAACAATTTCGACCTGTATTGAACGGCAATCCGATTCATCTTTACGGGGAAGAGGTAGCATCAAAGGCAACGAATATTGTATTGTTGGATATACCGACAAATGTCTCGCTTTTAGAAGAAATCGTTAAGGAATACATTCCAGAACGGATTTATGCGCACTTCCATGTTCCTGAATCGCGTTATTTTGATGGGTTACCGAGTCGTGAGCAATTTGGCTGGTATTATAGTTTCATTAAAAGCCGTGGAAACTTCGACTTTGTACTAAACGGTGAAAAACTTGCAAAACATAAAGGTTGGAGAAATGATTCAATTAATTTCATGTCAAAGGTGTTTTCTGAACTAGGATTTGTTACTATTAAGGATGGACTAATATCCATTGCTGAGACGACCGAAAAGCGTGATTTAAAAGAAGCGCCCGCTTATATAGAGAGAAAGAGTCAAATGGAACTCGAAGAACGGTTGCTTTATGCACCTTATATGGAATTGAAATCATGGTTCGATACAATACGTAGCGGCACAAATGTCGGGGAGGAAATTCACTCATGA
- a CDS encoding lipopolysaccharide assembly LapA domain-containing protein yields the protein MKFQWTWLLGLLFAIIIAIFSVLNVDSVPVNYAFGTSEWPLVLIILCSALLGAAISGIVAMFRSVLAKHRIKELLREMNAKELTIAAQQNQIMELQKLVPAMDPDEVKEID from the coding sequence ATGAAATTTCAATGGACATGGCTACTCGGACTTTTATTTGCTATTATTATCGCGATCTTTTCAGTATTGAATGTTGATTCAGTTCCAGTAAATTATGCATTCGGCACATCTGAATGGCCACTCGTACTTATTATTTTATGTTCGGCACTACTAGGTGCAGCAATCAGTGGAATTGTTGCGATGTTCCGATCTGTTCTCGCGAAACACCGCATCAAGGAATTATTAAGAGAAATGAATGCAAAAGAATTAACAATCGCAGCACAGCAAAATCAAATCATGGAGTTGCAAAAACTAGTACCTGCCATGGATCCTGATGAAGTTAAAGAAATTGACTAA
- the secDF gene encoding protein translocase subunit SecDF, whose protein sequence is MKTRGRIVSFLLLLVIFAATIGTTVNPILKDVKLGLDLQGGFEVLYQVEPLKGDEDKKVTESMVSDTAGALRKRIDVLGVSEPSIQIESNNRIRVQLAGVEDQESARELLSTQANLTFRDTDDNLILDGTDLKEGKAKADFRQDGSPVVTLEMKDPNKFGEVTTELAKLKPQGKNILVIWLDFEEGVDSYQEEIMKPDPAFVSAPRVDKPIHSANVEISGSFTVEETKELAGILNAGALPVKLVEIYSTSVGAQFGEQALNKTILAGIIGISLIFIFMVLYYRIPGLIAVVTLSVYIYLILVVFTGINAVLTLPGIAALMLGVGMAVDANILTYERIREELRVGKSVFEAFQSGAKSAFTAILDANITTIIAAIVLFVFGTSSVKGFALMLIISILVSFLTAVWGSRLLLGLLVRSGKLDNKPGLFGIAKSRVNPPEDEVDTLDLTTKFDRLDFVHNRKRFFAISIILLITGAIMLGVFKLNLGIDFSSGTRVEIMADKPLTTEEVSEYVSSIGHPSTDIVISGEDKSIGVVRYSEEFSQEEINKVKSEVSSVYGAEPNVSSVSSTVGKELVQNAIKALLFAAIGIIIYVAFRFEWRMGVASIIGLFHDAFFMIAFFSILRLEVDITFVAAVLTIIGYSINDTIVTFDRIRENLNRIGKIDNADALADIVNKSLRQTLGRSVNTVLTVILVVVALMFLGAESIQNFSIALLIGLLAGTYSSIFISAQIWFALKKREINKKGTIKVDKEKKQWGSDEPVV, encoded by the coding sequence ATGAAGACTAGAGGACGGATTGTATCGTTTTTACTACTACTCGTCATTTTCGCCGCGACGATAGGAACGACAGTAAATCCGATATTAAAAGATGTAAAACTCGGACTAGATTTACAAGGCGGATTTGAAGTCTTGTATCAAGTCGAACCGTTAAAAGGTGATGAAGATAAAAAGGTCACTGAAAGCATGGTTAGCGACACGGCGGGGGCATTACGAAAACGTATTGACGTCCTTGGGGTTAGTGAGCCGTCAATTCAAATCGAATCGAATAATCGAATTCGCGTTCAGCTAGCTGGTGTTGAAGACCAAGAATCTGCTCGTGAACTGCTTTCTACACAAGCAAATCTAACATTCAGAGATACAGATGACAATCTCATTCTTGATGGTACGGATTTGAAAGAAGGTAAAGCGAAAGCAGATTTTCGCCAAGATGGTAGTCCTGTTGTTACGCTTGAAATGAAAGATCCGAATAAATTCGGCGAGGTCACGACTGAACTTGCAAAATTAAAACCGCAAGGCAAAAATATATTGGTTATATGGTTGGATTTTGAAGAAGGTGTCGATTCTTATCAAGAAGAAATCATGAAGCCAGATCCGGCGTTCGTCTCTGCGCCTAGGGTTGACAAACCAATTCATTCTGCAAATGTAGAAATTAGTGGTTCTTTCACAGTGGAAGAAACAAAGGAACTCGCAGGAATATTAAATGCTGGAGCCTTACCGGTTAAACTTGTGGAAATCTACTCAACATCCGTCGGTGCCCAATTTGGTGAGCAAGCACTGAATAAAACAATCTTAGCTGGTATTATTGGTATTTCTTTAATCTTCATATTTATGGTTCTTTACTATCGCATTCCGGGCCTTATCGCAGTTGTTACACTATCTGTCTACATTTATTTAATCTTAGTCGTCTTTACAGGCATAAATGCGGTTCTGACGCTTCCAGGGATAGCAGCACTCATGCTCGGGGTCGGTATGGCAGTCGATGCAAACATTTTAACGTATGAACGAATACGGGAAGAATTGCGGGTCGGTAAATCTGTCTTTGAAGCGTTCCAATCTGGTGCGAAATCAGCGTTCACCGCAATTTTGGATGCGAACATTACGACAATCATTGCAGCAATAGTTCTATTTGTCTTCGGGACAAGCTCTGTTAAAGGATTTGCGTTAATGCTCATTATCAGTATTCTGGTGAGTTTCCTAACAGCGGTTTGGGGATCACGTTTACTACTAGGGCTTCTTGTTAGAAGTGGGAAACTCGATAACAAACCAGGTTTATTCGGTATAGCGAAAAGCCGCGTCAATCCACCGGAAGATGAAGTGGATACGCTCGACCTTACGACGAAATTTGATCGATTAGATTTCGTTCATAACAGAAAACGCTTTTTCGCAATTTCAATCATTTTACTTATCACAGGAGCTATTATGCTCGGCGTGTTTAAGTTGAATCTTGGAATCGACTTCTCCAGTGGTACGCGCGTTGAAATTATGGCCGATAAACCATTAACAACTGAAGAAGTATCTGAATATGTCAGTTCAATTGGTCATCCATCTACGGATATCGTTATTTCCGGAGAGGATAAATCAATTGGAGTCGTCAGATACTCAGAAGAGTTTTCACAAGAGGAAATAAATAAAGTTAAATCTGAAGTCTCATCTGTTTATGGCGCCGAGCCGAATGTCAGCTCCGTATCCTCTACAGTCGGAAAAGAGCTCGTTCAAAATGCGATTAAAGCACTTTTATTTGCAGCAATCGGAATTATTATATACGTAGCCTTCCGATTCGAGTGGAGAATGGGGGTCGCCTCGATCATCGGATTGTTCCACGATGCATTCTTTATGATTGCGTTCTTTAGTATACTTCGACTTGAAGTCGACATTACATTTGTCGCGGCAGTATTAACGATAATCGGTTATTCCATTAACGATACAATCGTTACATTTGACCGGATACGGGAGAACTTGAACCGCATCGGCAAAATCGATAATGCAGATGCACTTGCAGATATTGTTAATAAATCACTACGACAAACATTGGGTCGTTCTGTGAACACGGTTCTTACAGTAATATTAGTTGTAGTCGCATTAATGTTCTTAGGTGCAGAGTCGATTCAAAACTTCTCGATTGCACTGTTAATTGGACTACTTGCTGGAACATATTCATCAATCTTCATCTCAGCACAAATTTGGTTTGCATTGAAGAAACGCGAAATAAATAAAAAAGGTACCATTAAAGTGGACAAAGAGAAAAAGCAATGGGGATCGGACGAACCTGTTGTATAA